The following are encoded together in the Macadamia integrifolia cultivar HAES 741 chromosome 10, SCU_Mint_v3, whole genome shotgun sequence genome:
- the LOC122090692 gene encoding casein kinase 1-like protein 10 isoform X3 → MEHVIGGKYKLGRKIGSGSFGELYLGVNIQSGEEVAIKLEPVKTKHPQLHYESKLYMLLQGGTGIPHLKWFGVEGEYNVMVIDLLGPSLEDLFNYCNRKFTLKTVLMLADQLINRVEYMHSRGFLHRDIKPDNFLMGLGRRANQVYIIDYGLAKKYRDLQTHKHIPYRENKNLTGTARYASVNTHLGVEQSRRDDLESLGYVLMYFLRGSLPWQGLKAGTKKQKYDKISEKKMLTPMEVLCKSYPSEFISYFHYCRSLRFDDKPDYSYLKRLFRDLFIREGYQFDYVFDWTVLKYPQIGANTRLRQPSGKTGPTAGPSAERPERTSVGQEIRDRFSGAVEAFARRNTSVSGLHGDHSKHKNSEDVPSSKDVQLDSERGRISSSRNGSSSKRAVISSSRPSSSGEPSESRSSRQVSGSGRLSTTQRFQPGFESKSSSLARVAAARAGREDTFRSFELLSIGAEKRK, encoded by the exons ATGGAGCATGTCATTGGTGGGAAGTATAAGCTCGGGCGTAAGATCGGGAGTGGATCTTTCGGCGAGCTTTACCTAG ggGTTAACATACAAAGTGGGGAGGAAGTGGCCATCAAGCTG GAGCCTGTGAAGACCAAGCATCCTCAGCTTCACTATGAATCCAAATTGTATATGCTTCTTCAAGGGGGAA CTGGAATTCCCCACCTGAAGTGGTTTGGAGTTGAGGGCGAGTACAATGTCATGGTTATTGACCTTCTTGGGCCAAGCCTAGAAGACTTGTTCAACTATTGTAATCGGAAATTCACATTGAAAACTGTGCTGATGCTTGCTGATCAGTTA ATTAACAGGGTTGAGTATATGCACTCAAGGGGTTTCCTTCACCGGGATATAAAGCCTGACAACTTTTTAATGGGTTTAGGGCGCAGAGCAAATCAG GTATATATTATCGATTATGGACTTGCCAAAAAGTATAGGGATCTTCAAACTCACAAGCACATACCATACAG GGAAAACAAGAATCTCACTGGAACCGCTCGCTATGCAAGTGTCAACACTCATCTTGGAGTTG AACAAAGCAGGAGAGATGATCTGGAATCCCTTGGTTATGTGCTTATGTATTTTCTAAGGGGAAG CCTTCCCTGGCAGGGCTTGAAAGCCGGGACTAAAAAGCAGAAGTACGATAAGATCAGTGAGAAGAAGATGCTAACGCCTATGGAG GTGCTTTGTAAATCATATCCTTCGGAGTTTATATCATATTTCCACTATTGCCGATCCTTGCGGTTTGATGACAAACCAGATTATTCATACCTGAAGAGACTTTTCCGTGACCTGTTTATCCGAGAAG GCTATCAGTTTGACTATGTGTTCGACTGGACTGTGCTGAAGTATCCTCAGATTGGTGCCAATACTAGATTACGT CAGCCCAGTGGGAAAACAGGACCTACTGCTGGACCATCTGCAGAAAGACCAGAGAGGACTTCAG TGGGACAAGAGATTCGAGATAGATTCTCAGGCGCAGTTGAAGCGTTTGCTAGAAGAAACACTTCAGTTTCAGGTCTACATGGTGATCACTCCAAGCACAAGAATTCTGAGGATGTACCATCCTCCAAGGATGTT CAACTTGATTCAGAAAGAGGCCGCATTTCCTCCTCTCGGAATGGCAGCAGTTCTAAAAGGGCTGTTATCTCAAGCAGCCGACCGAGCTCATCTGGTGAGCCCAGTGAGAGTCGATCAAGCCGGCAGGTCTCAGGCAGTGGGCGCCTTTCCACGACCCAAAGGTTCCAGCCTGGATTTGAGTCCAAGTCATCATCCCTTGCACGTGTTGCGGCCGCAAGAGCTGGCCGTGAGGATACCTTTAGGAGCTTTGAGCTCCTCTCAATTGGGGCGGAGAAGAGGAAGTAA
- the LOC122090692 gene encoding casein kinase 1-like protein 10 isoform X1 — MEHVIGGKYKLGRKIGSGSFGELYLGVNIQSGEEVAIKLEPVKTKHPQLHYESKLYMLLQGGTGIPHLKWFGVEGEYNVMVIDLLGPSLEDLFNYCNRKFTLKTVLMLADQLINRVEYMHSRGFLHRDIKPDNFLMGLGRRANQVYIIDYGLAKKYRDLQTHKHIPYRENKNLTGTARYASVNTHLGVEQSRRDDLESLGYVLMYFLRGSLPWQGLKAGTKKQKYDKISEKKMLTPMEVLCKSYPSEFISYFHYCRSLRFDDKPDYSYLKRLFRDLFIREGYQFDYVFDWTVLKYPQIGANTRLRQPSGKTGPTAGPSAERPERTSVEMGLVCIQDPYVDNTSPKFEFQSSCRVGDVKAVEKKRLFTAPLGQEIRDRFSGAVEAFARRNTSVSGLHGDHSKHKNSEDVPSSKDVQLDSERGRISSSRNGSSSKRAVISSSRPSSSGEPSESRSSRQVSGSGRLSTTQRFQPGFESKSSSLARVAAARAGREDTFRSFELLSIGAEKRK; from the exons ATGGAGCATGTCATTGGTGGGAAGTATAAGCTCGGGCGTAAGATCGGGAGTGGATCTTTCGGCGAGCTTTACCTAG ggGTTAACATACAAAGTGGGGAGGAAGTGGCCATCAAGCTG GAGCCTGTGAAGACCAAGCATCCTCAGCTTCACTATGAATCCAAATTGTATATGCTTCTTCAAGGGGGAA CTGGAATTCCCCACCTGAAGTGGTTTGGAGTTGAGGGCGAGTACAATGTCATGGTTATTGACCTTCTTGGGCCAAGCCTAGAAGACTTGTTCAACTATTGTAATCGGAAATTCACATTGAAAACTGTGCTGATGCTTGCTGATCAGTTA ATTAACAGGGTTGAGTATATGCACTCAAGGGGTTTCCTTCACCGGGATATAAAGCCTGACAACTTTTTAATGGGTTTAGGGCGCAGAGCAAATCAG GTATATATTATCGATTATGGACTTGCCAAAAAGTATAGGGATCTTCAAACTCACAAGCACATACCATACAG GGAAAACAAGAATCTCACTGGAACCGCTCGCTATGCAAGTGTCAACACTCATCTTGGAGTTG AACAAAGCAGGAGAGATGATCTGGAATCCCTTGGTTATGTGCTTATGTATTTTCTAAGGGGAAG CCTTCCCTGGCAGGGCTTGAAAGCCGGGACTAAAAAGCAGAAGTACGATAAGATCAGTGAGAAGAAGATGCTAACGCCTATGGAG GTGCTTTGTAAATCATATCCTTCGGAGTTTATATCATATTTCCACTATTGCCGATCCTTGCGGTTTGATGACAAACCAGATTATTCATACCTGAAGAGACTTTTCCGTGACCTGTTTATCCGAGAAG GCTATCAGTTTGACTATGTGTTCGACTGGACTGTGCTGAAGTATCCTCAGATTGGTGCCAATACTAGATTACGT CAGCCCAGTGGGAAAACAGGACCTACTGCTGGACCATCTGCAGAAAGACCAGAGAGGACTTCAG TGGAAATGGGCTTGGTCTGTATACAAGATCCTTATGTTGACAATACGTCCCCTAAATTCGAGTTCCAATCAAGCTGCCGTGTTGGAGATGTTAAGGCTGTTGAGAAGAAGCGTCTCTTCACTGCACCAT TGGGACAAGAGATTCGAGATAGATTCTCAGGCGCAGTTGAAGCGTTTGCTAGAAGAAACACTTCAGTTTCAGGTCTACATGGTGATCACTCCAAGCACAAGAATTCTGAGGATGTACCATCCTCCAAGGATGTT CAACTTGATTCAGAAAGAGGCCGCATTTCCTCCTCTCGGAATGGCAGCAGTTCTAAAAGGGCTGTTATCTCAAGCAGCCGACCGAGCTCATCTGGTGAGCCCAGTGAGAGTCGATCAAGCCGGCAGGTCTCAGGCAGTGGGCGCCTTTCCACGACCCAAAGGTTCCAGCCTGGATTTGAGTCCAAGTCATCATCCCTTGCACGTGTTGCGGCCGCAAGAGCTGGCCGTGAGGATACCTTTAGGAGCTTTGAGCTCCTCTCAATTGGGGCGGAGAAGAGGAAGTAA
- the LOC122090692 gene encoding casein kinase 1-like protein 10 isoform X2 — MEHVIGGKYKLGRKIGSGSFGELYLGVNIQSGEEVAIKLEPVKTKHPQLHYESKLYMLLQGGTGIPHLKWFGVEGEYNVMVIDLLGPSLEDLFNYCNRKFTLKTVLMLADQLINRVEYMHSRGFLHRDIKPDNFLMGLGRRANQVYIIDYGLAKKYRDLQTHKHIPYRENKNLTGTARYASVNTHLGVEQSRRDDLESLGYVLMYFLRGSLPWQGLKAGTKKQKYDKISEKKMLTPMEVLCKSYPSEFISYFHYCRSLRFDDKPDYSYLKRLFRDLFIREGYQFDYVFDWTVLKYPQIGANTRLRPSGKTGPTAGPSAERPERTSVEMGLVCIQDPYVDNTSPKFEFQSSCRVGDVKAVEKKRLFTAPLGQEIRDRFSGAVEAFARRNTSVSGLHGDHSKHKNSEDVPSSKDVQLDSERGRISSSRNGSSSKRAVISSSRPSSSGEPSESRSSRQVSGSGRLSTTQRFQPGFESKSSSLARVAAARAGREDTFRSFELLSIGAEKRK; from the exons ATGGAGCATGTCATTGGTGGGAAGTATAAGCTCGGGCGTAAGATCGGGAGTGGATCTTTCGGCGAGCTTTACCTAG ggGTTAACATACAAAGTGGGGAGGAAGTGGCCATCAAGCTG GAGCCTGTGAAGACCAAGCATCCTCAGCTTCACTATGAATCCAAATTGTATATGCTTCTTCAAGGGGGAA CTGGAATTCCCCACCTGAAGTGGTTTGGAGTTGAGGGCGAGTACAATGTCATGGTTATTGACCTTCTTGGGCCAAGCCTAGAAGACTTGTTCAACTATTGTAATCGGAAATTCACATTGAAAACTGTGCTGATGCTTGCTGATCAGTTA ATTAACAGGGTTGAGTATATGCACTCAAGGGGTTTCCTTCACCGGGATATAAAGCCTGACAACTTTTTAATGGGTTTAGGGCGCAGAGCAAATCAG GTATATATTATCGATTATGGACTTGCCAAAAAGTATAGGGATCTTCAAACTCACAAGCACATACCATACAG GGAAAACAAGAATCTCACTGGAACCGCTCGCTATGCAAGTGTCAACACTCATCTTGGAGTTG AACAAAGCAGGAGAGATGATCTGGAATCCCTTGGTTATGTGCTTATGTATTTTCTAAGGGGAAG CCTTCCCTGGCAGGGCTTGAAAGCCGGGACTAAAAAGCAGAAGTACGATAAGATCAGTGAGAAGAAGATGCTAACGCCTATGGAG GTGCTTTGTAAATCATATCCTTCGGAGTTTATATCATATTTCCACTATTGCCGATCCTTGCGGTTTGATGACAAACCAGATTATTCATACCTGAAGAGACTTTTCCGTGACCTGTTTATCCGAGAAG GCTATCAGTTTGACTATGTGTTCGACTGGACTGTGCTGAAGTATCCTCAGATTGGTGCCAATACTAGATTACGT CCCAGTGGGAAAACAGGACCTACTGCTGGACCATCTGCAGAAAGACCAGAGAGGACTTCAG TGGAAATGGGCTTGGTCTGTATACAAGATCCTTATGTTGACAATACGTCCCCTAAATTCGAGTTCCAATCAAGCTGCCGTGTTGGAGATGTTAAGGCTGTTGAGAAGAAGCGTCTCTTCACTGCACCAT TGGGACAAGAGATTCGAGATAGATTCTCAGGCGCAGTTGAAGCGTTTGCTAGAAGAAACACTTCAGTTTCAGGTCTACATGGTGATCACTCCAAGCACAAGAATTCTGAGGATGTACCATCCTCCAAGGATGTT CAACTTGATTCAGAAAGAGGCCGCATTTCCTCCTCTCGGAATGGCAGCAGTTCTAAAAGGGCTGTTATCTCAAGCAGCCGACCGAGCTCATCTGGTGAGCCCAGTGAGAGTCGATCAAGCCGGCAGGTCTCAGGCAGTGGGCGCCTTTCCACGACCCAAAGGTTCCAGCCTGGATTTGAGTCCAAGTCATCATCCCTTGCACGTGTTGCGGCCGCAAGAGCTGGCCGTGAGGATACCTTTAGGAGCTTTGAGCTCCTCTCAATTGGGGCGGAGAAGAGGAAGTAA
- the LOC122090692 gene encoding casein kinase 1-like protein 10 isoform X4, producing MEHVIGGKYKLGRKIGSGSFGELYLGVNIQSGEEVAIKLEPVKTKHPQLHYESKLYMLLQGGTGIPHLKWFGVEGEYNVMVIDLLGPSLEDLFNYCNRKFTLKTVLMLADQLINRVEYMHSRGFLHRDIKPDNFLMGLGRRANQVYIIDYGLAKKYRDLQTHKHIPYRENKNLTGTARYASVNTHLGVEQSRRDDLESLGYVLMYFLRGSLPWQGLKAGTKKQKYDKISEKKMLTPMEVLCKSYPSEFISYFHYCRSLRFDDKPDYSYLKRLFRDLFIREGYQFDYVFDWTVLKYPQIGANTRLRPSGKTGPTAGPSAERPERTSVGQEIRDRFSGAVEAFARRNTSVSGLHGDHSKHKNSEDVPSSKDVQLDSERGRISSSRNGSSSKRAVISSSRPSSSGEPSESRSSRQVSGSGRLSTTQRFQPGFESKSSSLARVAAARAGREDTFRSFELLSIGAEKRK from the exons ATGGAGCATGTCATTGGTGGGAAGTATAAGCTCGGGCGTAAGATCGGGAGTGGATCTTTCGGCGAGCTTTACCTAG ggGTTAACATACAAAGTGGGGAGGAAGTGGCCATCAAGCTG GAGCCTGTGAAGACCAAGCATCCTCAGCTTCACTATGAATCCAAATTGTATATGCTTCTTCAAGGGGGAA CTGGAATTCCCCACCTGAAGTGGTTTGGAGTTGAGGGCGAGTACAATGTCATGGTTATTGACCTTCTTGGGCCAAGCCTAGAAGACTTGTTCAACTATTGTAATCGGAAATTCACATTGAAAACTGTGCTGATGCTTGCTGATCAGTTA ATTAACAGGGTTGAGTATATGCACTCAAGGGGTTTCCTTCACCGGGATATAAAGCCTGACAACTTTTTAATGGGTTTAGGGCGCAGAGCAAATCAG GTATATATTATCGATTATGGACTTGCCAAAAAGTATAGGGATCTTCAAACTCACAAGCACATACCATACAG GGAAAACAAGAATCTCACTGGAACCGCTCGCTATGCAAGTGTCAACACTCATCTTGGAGTTG AACAAAGCAGGAGAGATGATCTGGAATCCCTTGGTTATGTGCTTATGTATTTTCTAAGGGGAAG CCTTCCCTGGCAGGGCTTGAAAGCCGGGACTAAAAAGCAGAAGTACGATAAGATCAGTGAGAAGAAGATGCTAACGCCTATGGAG GTGCTTTGTAAATCATATCCTTCGGAGTTTATATCATATTTCCACTATTGCCGATCCTTGCGGTTTGATGACAAACCAGATTATTCATACCTGAAGAGACTTTTCCGTGACCTGTTTATCCGAGAAG GCTATCAGTTTGACTATGTGTTCGACTGGACTGTGCTGAAGTATCCTCAGATTGGTGCCAATACTAGATTACGT CCCAGTGGGAAAACAGGACCTACTGCTGGACCATCTGCAGAAAGACCAGAGAGGACTTCAG TGGGACAAGAGATTCGAGATAGATTCTCAGGCGCAGTTGAAGCGTTTGCTAGAAGAAACACTTCAGTTTCAGGTCTACATGGTGATCACTCCAAGCACAAGAATTCTGAGGATGTACCATCCTCCAAGGATGTT CAACTTGATTCAGAAAGAGGCCGCATTTCCTCCTCTCGGAATGGCAGCAGTTCTAAAAGGGCTGTTATCTCAAGCAGCCGACCGAGCTCATCTGGTGAGCCCAGTGAGAGTCGATCAAGCCGGCAGGTCTCAGGCAGTGGGCGCCTTTCCACGACCCAAAGGTTCCAGCCTGGATTTGAGTCCAAGTCATCATCCCTTGCACGTGTTGCGGCCGCAAGAGCTGGCCGTGAGGATACCTTTAGGAGCTTTGAGCTCCTCTCAATTGGGGCGGAGAAGAGGAAGTAA
- the LOC122090973 gene encoding putative pentatricopeptide repeat-containing protein At3g23330: MSYNTTLLKSLLQNPSSIKSKSQVKQIHAQIIKCKGVHSSLMDAIISLYSNLGLLQDSLLIFNLFPSPSIVAWKSVIRCYTSCGFFLQSLLSFIDMRASGRCPDHNVFPSVLKSCACLMNLKLGESIHGCIIRLGMDFDLYTGNALMNMYCKLQCLGEVGAPRYQTGMSYKNLERMSSNSIDLNKPISGTCDGNSKKKVIVEQNYHTKSSELIYEFNKQNVGVDTKAILVPTKTSGVPQRRQTQETPFMRSVRKVFDGMPKRDLVSWNTVIAGLAQNGIYEEALMMVTKMGNAGLKPDSFTLSSVLPIFAEYVDVSKGKEIHGYALRHGLDTDVYIGSSLIDMYAKCTRVDNSRWVFFLLPQRDAISWNSVIAGCVQNGLFDEGFKLFRQMLMANIKPRHVTFSSIMPACAHLTTLHLGKQLHGYIIRGWFDDNVFIGSSLVDMYAKCGNIRIARRIFDKMESPDMVSWTAMIMGYALHGSAHDALSLFQQMEMENVKPNYVAFVAVLTACSHAGLIDKALILFNSMIRDYGIAPGIEHYAAVADLLGRAGRLEEAYEFISSMHIEPTGSVWATLLAACRVHKKVELAEKVASKIFELDPENMGSYVLMSNIYAAASRWNDAAKLRITMKGKGMKKKPACSWIEVKNKLHAFMAGDKSHPYYDRINEALKVLLEQMEREGYVLNTDDVLHDVEEEQKRYILCSHSERLAIGFGIISTPPGTTIRVTKNLRVCLDCHTATKFISKIVGREIVVRDVSRFHHFKDGKCSCGDYW; the protein is encoded by the coding sequence ATGAGTTACAACACGACGCTACTCAAGTCCCTTCTTCAGAACCCCTCCTCTATCAAATCGAAATCGCAAGTGAAACAAATCCATGCCCAGATCATCAAGTGCAAAGGAGTTCATTCGTCTCTCATGGATGCTATCATTTCTCTATACTCAAATCTGGGTCTTCTACAGGACTCTCTCCTCATCTTCAACCTGTTTCCTTCACCTTCAATTGTTGCTTGGAAATCTGTCATTAGGTGCTATACTTCTTGTGGGTTTTTCCTTcaatctcttctctctttcatcGATATGAGAGCTTCGGGCAGGTGCCCAGATCACAATGTCTTCCCTTCTGTTCTCAAATCCTGTGCCTGTTTAATGAATTTGAAACTGGGCGAATCAATTCATGGCTGTATTATTCGTCTTGGTATGGATTTTGATCTTTACACCGGCAACGCGCTAATGAACATGTACTGCAAGCTGCAGTGCCTTGGCGAAGTTGGTGCACCCAGATATCAAACTGGGATGTCTTATAAGAATCTCGAAAGAATGAGTAGTAATTCAATCGATCTTAATAAGCCCATCAGTGGAACTTGTGATGGGAATTCAAAGAAGAAAGTGATTGTGGAGCAGAATTATCACACAAAAAGTTCTGAATTGATTTACGAATTCAATAAACAGAATGTGGGTGTTGATACTAAGGCTATTTTAGTTCCAACAAAAACAAGTGGAGTTCCTCAAAGAAGACAGACGCAGGAAACACCTTTTATGAGAAGTGTGCGGAAAGTGTTTGATGGGATGCCCAAAAGAGATCTCGTCTCCTGGAATACTGTAATTGCTGGACTTGCACAGAATGGGATCTATGAAGAAGCTTTAATGATGGTTACGAAGATGGGAAATGCTGGTCTGAAACCTGACTCCTTCACTTTGTCTAGCGTCCTTCCTATATTTGCAGAATATGTGGATGTTTCTAAAGGAAAGGAGATCCATGGGTATGCTCTAAGACATGGGTTGGATACAGATGTTTACATTGGAAGTAGCTTGATTGACATGTATGCTAAGTGCACTAGGGTGGATAATTCACGTTGggtgttttttcttttaccgCAGCGTGATGCGATCTCATGGAATTCTGTCATAGCTGGATGTGTACAGAATGGATTGTTTGATGAAGGATTCAAGTTGTTTCGTCAAATGTTGATGGCCAATATAAAACCTCGGCATGTCACCTTCTCAAGTATCATGCCTGCTTGTGCTCACTTGACAACCCTACATCTGGGGAAGCAGCTCCATGGGTACATAATTAGGGGTTGGTTTGATGATAATGTGTTTATTGGTAGCTCTCTCGTGGATATGTATGCCAAATGTGGTAACATACGCATAGCTCGTAGGATCTTTGATAAGATGGAGTCACCTGATATGGTATCATGGACAGCCATGATCATGGGATATGCTTTGCATGGGTCTGCCCATGATGCCCTTTCCTTGTTCCAacagatggagatggagaatgTAAAACCCAATTATGTTGCATTTGTTGCTGTTTTAACTGCTTGTAGCCATGCCGGATTGATAGATAAAGCATTGATTCTTTTTAACAGTATGATACGTGATTATGGCATTGCTCCAGGAATAGAGCACTATGCTGCTGTTGCAGACCTCCTTGGGCGTGCAGGAAGGTTGGAGGAAGCCTATGAATTCATCTCTAGCATGCATATAGAACCAACAGGGAGTGTTTGGGCAACTTTGCTGGCTGCTTGTAGAGTCCACAAGAAAGTTGAATTGGCAGAAAAGGTGGCCTCCAAAATATTTGAGCTTGACCCTGAGAATATGGGTTCCTATGTTCTTATGTCAAACATATATGCTGCTGCCAGCAGATGGAATGATGCAGCAAAACTGAGGATAACTATGAAAGGTAAGGGGATGAAAAAGAAACCAGCCTGCAGCTGGATAGAAGTCAAGAACAAGCTACATGCTTTTATGGCTGGAGACAAATCCCACCCATATTATGACAGGATAAATGAAGCTCTGAAAGTTCTGTTGGAGCAAATGGAGCGAGAAGGGTATGTTCTCAACACGGATGATGTACTCCATGACGTTGAGGAGGAGCAAAAGAGATACATATTGTGTAGCCATAGTGAGAGGCTGGCTATAGGATTTGGTATCATAAGCACCCCACCTGGAACAACTATCCGAGTCACAAAAAACCTTCGAGTGTGCTTAGATTGCCACACAGCAACAAAGTTTATATCGAAGATTGTTGGGAGAGAGATAGTTGTGAGGGATGTTTCCCGATTTCACCATTTCAAAGATGGGAAGTGTTCCTGTGGTGATTACTGGTGA